In Plodia interpunctella isolate USDA-ARS_2022_Savannah chromosome 30, ilPloInte3.2, whole genome shotgun sequence, the following proteins share a genomic window:
- the LOC135310025 gene encoding histone H4 codes for MTGRGKGGKGLGKGGAKRHRKVLRDNIQGITKPAIRRLARRGGVKRISGLIYEETRGVLKVFLENVIRDAVTYTEHAKRKTVTAMDVVYALKRQGRTLYGFGG; via the coding sequence ATGACCGGTCGCGGCAAGGGAGGGAAAGGTCTTGGAAAGGGAGGAGCCAAGCGTCACAGGAAGGTGCTTCGTGATAACATCCAGGGCATCACCAAACCGGCCATCCGTCGTTTGGCCCGCAGAGGAGGTGTCAAGCGTATCTCCGGTTTGATATACGAGGAGACGCGTGGTGTGCTCAAGGTGTTCCTCGAGAACGTGATCCGCGACGCGGTCACTTACACAGAGCACGCGAAGAGGAAGACCGTCACCGCTATGGACGTTGTATACGCTCTGAAGCGCCAGGGCCGTACCCTCTACGGTTTCGGCGGTTAG